From the genome of Mastacembelus armatus chromosome 12, fMasArm1.2, whole genome shotgun sequence:
ATTTATTTCGGGCCTTGTGCCTCCATCATCTTTACTACCAAGACAatagaaattaaagaaaatcaaCCCTAAAGAAAATATTAGAACTAAGATGGGTCTGAAATATGATGATAAATATGACTGATTGTTATAAACTGCAGCCACAGACTGACAGGTTGTAGCTACTTTAAGGCACAGTGGATGACTAGGATTATAATCCTGTGATCAAAAGGTCAAAGGACCACTCCACTCATTTTACACATGAAGTTCAGTTTAAGTACAACTGAAGAAAGTTCatatcacagacacacaaaacatcatCAACCTGTCTTCACATGTGAAGTTGGATCAGACCCATAAAGACTCAAAGTCAGAATATCTCAGTCTCTGCTGCTTCAGTTTTGACCATTTGATTTTTAACCTGTCGGTTCTCAGTGTCCACCTTTACTGAAGTGTAACAGTAAATCACTGGATTACCTACTGACCTATGTCAGTCATGAATTTGAAGTAATAAattgactttttgttttgctttttgtcacACGATATGAAGTTTCTATTCTATGATTTCAAATTCTACTGTTTTGACCAACAAAGCACATTTTTAGGccaggaaaataaaagcatgaaaaaatcaaacaaacaaaagaaaatgtaagtTTGAAACGTGTTTATTGTGTCAAAGCAGGAAAATACAATTATAAACAATGATCACTcaactttttctaaaaacatcTAACATACATTGGCACAACAACATAGTGATCAGTCCACGTGTTCAGGCTTGTCCTGTGCTGCCTGTATCTGTGCTGTTGTCTTctgtgtgtggacacacactctgctgtgGTTTCTCCTCCAAGCTCCTCTTGATAGTCAGCTCTCTCTCAGCCTCCTCAACACACGGAGCTTTGGCTGCCTGGATGTGGAGCTTCCCGTCTGGAGCCAGGCAGCAGGTGACGGCTTCAGGGTTGAGTCCTTCAGGCAGATCAAACTCCTGTCTGAACTCCTGGAGTCTGTAAGAGTAGGAGCCTTTCCCGtcctcctgcttcttctctgtcttcccACTGACCCTCAGCTTCCTGCCCACCTGCCTGACAGACAGCTCCTCTGGGGAAAAGCCACGAGTGTCCAGGGTCAGGCCAAAGTGCTGTCCCTCTTTGTCCAGCTGGAAGGAGAGCGGCTGCACGGCCCCACTGCTTTGGAAAGGCTCAGTCTCCTCCAGGATCTTGTGCTGAAGTTTGTGCATCAGCTCCAGACTGCTGCACAGCTCCTGTAGGTTTCTCTGCAGTAGATCCTGCTGACAGAACAGAGGTCTGACCTCTGGCCACAGGCTGCGTACAGGCCAGCTGAAGCCCATGAATGGACTGAGGGCAGACTGGAATCCATGAGAGCACAGcatcttcagtgtgtgtttagagTTGAGTCCTCTGGTTGTGAGATGAAACACTGTCAAagtgtctgttctcttctgtcctgcTGGTCTTGCTTTCTGTCTCAGCGCTGGGACTGTCCCAGCTTTTATATTCTAAGTGGAGGAGCTCCAGAGTCTTCAGGAACTTTCCAGTCATTACCACAGCTCTCCTCTGGGTGGAGCTGTTACCCAGGAGGCCTGATGTCACTGGATCCTTCCTGGCTTGTCAGAAGATAAAAGTGAAGTCATCATTTTTCTCTCAAGAATGTTTTTTGAGGAACTTTTTTTCCTAGAAGAtgcaaactttttttatttcctcatttcatttcataatcTACACGTATTTATCACAATTAGCATTTTATTGTGTGTCTTTGCCAATAATATACCTTCTAAAAAGACTGAGTCTGTTGGAGCAGCATTTTTAAGAAAATAGTGTCTAAAGAAACACATCCAATTTTCTATCATCTCAGCAAAACACTCTTCAAAAGGTTCTCAGTAGTTTCCAACAATCTCCCTTTGTCGTTTGCAGATTTCTCCACTAGATGGAAGCATTTCTTTCTCCAACATTATTCACCACATCCCAATAACTTTCGTGTGATCTCAGCAGTTTGCCACTAGTTGTCATCCCAgttcagcaaaaaacaaaattaataaacaTATGAAAAATCCTCAAGGTACAACTGTGGCCTCCAGTTATGCAGGGCTTATTCTTAATGTCTCAATGTGTCCTCTCCCTTCATTCGATCATTTTCTTACATATATCCTGAACATCCACTCTGATGCTACAAGACATGTGAGAATAGTCAGAATAATAGGACTGAAGAGCGTGCTGTCATGGTCAGACCATTCTTTTGAAAGGAGAGCATTACCTAATCTAGATACATATCTGTCAAActaagtaaaactgaaataaaatatcatCTGTTTTATGAGTTGAGGCaagtttcagtgaaaaagcGACAAATTACTCCATAAGTTCTTGCCTTGTATTATCTTGATATGGTCTAACAGGGAATATTATTTCATTAACTAGTTAATAGTTAAACCTCTCATCTGCCAgtattgtgtttatttctgataGCGCACAACAACGACTGATATGGAGGACTATGTGGAGAATTAGGgcaacagcaacacagcagACAGAATTTAAACCCACAGTGTTTTTTCCCAACATATTCTATCTCTTAAAAAACCAAGAATGAATGATGAAACCCGGACTGTCAAACACAGGGCTTTGCTGCTCAGGAAAATTGTGTCAAGGCTGGTGTCAATATTTTTGACACATAAAGAGaatatatgatttttttgaGGCTGGTGgagataattttttttgtcaggcATTCACCTTTGGATGAACTCCCCAAAGTGAACGCTGGATAGaagcgaggaggaggagaatgaaaGGTAACCAAAATAGAggaaggatgaggaggaggcgaggatgaggaggagaaagcaaGGCTCAGCTCTGTATAAACCATCTGCATTGTTCTCTTaatgctgaacacacacacacgcatattgAAGCTGTCAGGAcagcatcaaacacacacaaagagaatcTCGGGCACAAACCCGCGCCTCCTTGTTCCTGCCTTATTTTGTCCCTCATGGAGATAGTTTTTAATGCACCATAATCCCCCTCTTTCCCCTGAATACATAAAAGAGACATCCTCCTGTCTGTGTAAGTGTTTCTGACGGCCACCAGCTCATCACCAACACACACGCTCATCAACATGCAGTTATTCCTTTGGCGCTTGATCGCAGGCTGTTAATTGGCTGCCaagcagaatgtgtgtgtttctctgtgtgtgtctgtgtctgcactgCAGAGCCGGGATTGCTTAGACATTCCCATCACGTCTCTGAGCCTCGATTAAGACGTTGCTCCAGTTTCGAACAGACAGACATGTGGGGAGGAGGGGATGAGAGGTACAGAGAGTGGGAGAAGATGCAGCAGGAGTGGGGAGAAAGATGAGAGAACGCCAGAGAAGTGgggtgagagaaaagagaggtgATGAGGCGGGACTCTGCAAAAGGGGAAGAAAGTAAAGGGTGAGTGTGAGAGAGGTATAGTGAAATGCTGCAGTGGTTCTGTGCATAGAACCTGGAACAGATAACTCTCTTGTACTGGCTTATCTCTGTTGTAGAGTAAAGTAAGATGAGCTATTTCAGGTATCCAGAGTTCTAGTCCCATTCAGTGTCTGCACACACAGTGTTGGGGGACTGCTGCTGGTACATGTCTGAAGGTTGCAAAGGTATGAAACTCTCCTGTTGAATTTttcaatacaaaatataaacatcCCAAGATCCAGTTCGGTGAAAACCATGTAAATTCAGCTAAAGATACCTGATGATgaccgagagagagagatataaAAAGGTAATCGAGATTTCTACTCTGCTTCAGTTTTGAGTGAATTTGAAGTTGTAGCATTCTGAATTTGTTACAGCTTTGATTCCCACTGCTAATTGGCTTCTTTTTTGTAGCAATGGTAACCCAGGGACAGCTCACACTTGCATCCTTAATCTAAACTCCAACAATGCCCATTTTCCCAGCACTGATGTGTGTCAAAAGCAACTGCTTTATCATATTCAGTCTCCTAATTAGCCCATATCTTTTGTCTTCAGCAGGTGCCAAATGCTACAAGAAGCCGCTGCATTTTAGGCGTACTGCGTATCGAAACATTTACAGCCATCTTCTGTAACAAAATGATGGAAACACAAGAGTTCTCAGAAATAATGTcgaaataaataaaactctgTAGCCCTATCATATCTTCATATTCTCTAGGACAATCCTGCTTTACTGTGTTGGGAGACAGTGAGGGCGTCATTAAAAGATGGGGAAAAATAAACCGGTACCAAAAGAAAGAGCGACAAAAAGAGGACGTTAGGGCGGAAGAGGAAACATCTGAAGAAGATTTTGAGATGCCTGGTATGAAAACATAtgaagtgaacacacacattcacagggAGGGAACAAGGTAATAATTTGAAGGTTATGGATTGAAAATTTTAGGTTTATGCTCTAACGAAGCCATGAGAGACTGTTCGACGTTTCTAGGTCACACATACGCTCTGAGTCACACGCCGCACAAACTCTCagtactgtacacacatacagattatGCAGCAGATCGCCTGTTATGCAATCatgccagagagagagagagagataggaCAGACACCCCAACCTAATCAGAcaccagcagacacacacacttctcacaGCTGTCTGTCAGACACTGACTTGCAGCTATGTTGCGCTTTTCCAAGCCGCTCCATCCAAATGGCATGTTTTGGTGTTCACAAACCATCATCtttctaaatattttgttttcaaaccAGAAAGCCTTTATTATTTACGACTAAGTCAGATGGTGATAGTAGACGGCAACTGTTTGAGCTGACACTTGAGCAGCATAACTTCAATGGCAGCACGTCCTCAAAACAATAACCAAGGGCATTAAAACTGAGAATTAGTAAAGATTTAAGTGAGataaatcacataaataaatatataatatccTTTTACCTACTTGACCTCATTTGTTggctttttagtttttgttctcCAGTTAAAGGTCACAAAGTTAATTAAGGAACCTGCTATCTTTGCGCTTTAGTGaatacatttgtctttttctctgctttattGACCTTGAGCCTGTTTGTATACCCTCCTCCCATCCCCGTGTTTTGGTGTATGTGTGAAGGACCACAGTCTAAGTGATCTCAAGGTGCTATCATGTGTGTTTCATGGAAGATAATTAAAAAGGTAATAGAAACCAGTCTGGTCTCATCGCTATTGATTTATTTGCAGCAAAcgaacagacacacatgcacacatacacatgcctAATACCCTAAAAAATGGTCTTTAAGAGGATCTGTCTTCAACTATCGACAGGCTTTCATGTTTTAATGGGTATATTTAACCTAATCCATACCAACCCCTTCAGCTCCACCCATACGAATTCACAACATCAGTAGCAGATCAAATCCATACTCTGAGTCCatcactgaaatgtgtttgtttgatgaAATTCAAACCAATAATCCTGCAGAACACCACATCCTCCATTAAAAGAATTGTCTATTCTCTAAATCCACAAATCTTAAGCAAAACCCAACCACTAAGCggtgataaaaacacaaagggagGAACACAGCTTGAAATTACATGATGACTTTCACTACAAATTGAACGACTGAAGAGCGTAGCTGCAGTTCCTTAATTCTTGCGAGTAAAACCAAAAACGCATAATAATGGATGGCCAGCCGGTCAACACTACAGTAACggacacaaaataaaattttcagGGGCAGTGGGCTTTTTTCGAGCCATTTCACACTAGATGGTATTAAAGTCATTGAGTGATTTTGGAGATAAACAAAGACTCCAACACAATATCACCTTCTCAAAGGCAAAATGACCTTTTGCTTTGGAGTGGTAAATAAATAGCTTAATCCAAAACTGCCTGCCTGATGTTACATCACTGAATATAAcagaataaattatttttgagTAACTTGACCCTTTTGTGATCTTTTCTTACTGTGAAGAGCAGCCCAAAATTTCCATGTTGAACCATTTATGATTTGGGATGGAATTTATGAATCTGGGGGCactaaaaggaagaaaaaaaaattattttgaaaatatttttctgtgcaaCTAATAAGAATCCCTGAACATGCGcataaacagatttatttacatttttgcactTGGCATCTGTTTCAGTGATGTAATAAACCGCCTGTTGTGTTTACCTTTTCAGTTTACCTCATTTTACTTGAGTGTCATAAACCACAACATGTTTCTCTGCTCcatgtgtgcttttgttttctacatgtgtGCGCCTTTGTTCTCcgtgatgtgttttgtttgtcactgTATCTGTATGACAATGATTAGCTGTGATAGATGATAGTGACCCAATAATTGTGACAAGGACACAGCATTAACATTGAAGCAGGGACAATAGTAGTGCAGCTGCGTGGCCATTGCATTATTCAGACAGGATGGATGGAGGAAAAAtagaaggagagaaaatggagaGTGGGAACATGAGGGGACAGGAAGGAAGGATGAGACGATGGGGGTGAAGTGGGGATGCGAGTGGGGCTATGTATGGAGCAATTTATAGATATAAATGGGGTGGTGGAGGCGGGAGAGATGGATGTTGAATGTTTGTAATGGAGGAAGCATAGGTAGATAGGTTTGGAATGCACTGACAAAAGGAAAGATAGGTGGATATGACTGCAGGCGTTTTGTAGTATGTGAGTGGCATCTATGTGATTTGGGAGTCCTTACCAAAGCATTAAACATTTGGAGAAAAATACATCATATGCTACAGGTTTGAAGAGCTTTACTTAGAAATGTAGGAATGCTACAGGGGAATTCATGACAGGAAGCTGTTCAACACACCTACAATGTAAAAGATGTaggataagataaaataagaacctttatttgtcccacagcagGGAAATTTGCACCATCACAGCAGCaagtaatgcaaaaaaaaaaaaaaaagagcagaataaaaatgaaaaatatatctaCAAAGTGAAAAATGGCCAGGATTTCTGTATATTTACAAGTTTTTACAGGATTTTCACAGTGTTCAGGTGATGAGGTGATGAGGTCAGCTGTGGGTCATCAGCTGTGGGTCTACTGGGAGCAGTGCTGGTTGAACAGTCTAACAGTAGCAGACTGtataaaatttaaagttttaatttaaagttttttttagcaGCTGGTAATGTGTCTCCAAAGCAGTGAGTGTGAACAACActgtgatctctctctctctctctctctctctcgtcgtttgtttttttttcatactagttttgaaaactgaaattttcactcaaaatctgacatatcacaaaatgactgtaaatcaGACTAAAATCCGTTGCATTtgaatataaaaagaaataaaaaaaataactccTAATACAGCACTAAGTAACTCTTCCCATTCATTGATAACTACTGTAACAGATTTATGCTAGTTGAGACAAGTGGACTGGTGAGGTTGAATTCAGAAAGTTTTGTGCCTGTGTGGGATAATGTGGTGTTTCATCAATCTCTTCCAGGATGGTGGCGCTTTTCCTTCCACCTTACTCTCTAATTCTCTGCCCTATGGTAGAGAAGTATAGTAAAGTATAGAAAAGTTCATGATCAGAAGTCTTTCATGGACATTTAGACATACTGCAGAATACTGAGCTGGATCAGACATGCAACAACATTCTTTCCCATATTGCAAAAGAAGACATAAGTTGTTGAAAACCTACAGCCAAATACAGAAAATAGGATTGCTTAGTGCATGTACTATATGTATATTGAATAAGCATTACTGGGagtactttcatttaaaaaagtctaTTGAAGCATACTTTAGCATTTCTGATTCATTTCTATGACATACACAGTATGGTAGAACAATCCACTCAATACAGACAGACCCTTCTGTCTGCTTGATTTATgccaaataaatatataaataaaacagattttaaagagTACAAGGATACATATTCTAAAGCTACCTGTTGTTGGTTTTTATAAAGATCGCTGGTGCATTGAGTGACAAAGTGTTACCGTTGGGAGACAAAACGTCATAGTTCTGATACCAGAGATGAACCTGAGATGTGTATGAATACACTTTTAAATGTGAGATTAGCTGCTGTGCTGAGCTGCATGTTGATAAAGATAAATGCCTGAAAAGGTTTGCAGAGGTGAACTCAGCACTGAggaatacatatatatatacctaCTGCAGAAAAAGCAAAGCGTAAATGtgtaagaaaatgttttcaaaataaatatatttttcctaaTTTGGTGTCAATGCAAGACTCACAGATTAGAAAAGCGCTCTTTAATGTGATAAGCTTCAGCTTCTGTGGCGActcattattttgactttttttcacCAATGGCTGGTCGGCAACAACAATAAGACCACTGATTACacgcatatgcacacacataccaccCAGTCCCCACTCCTGCTGCCATAGAAACTATTAGTAGAAACACTACTGGGACACATAGATAAAGCCTCTCACTGAGTACTGATCTGTAATCATAGCTATCTTTTAACAGGGAACCACACAAACTGGGCCCTGGGGACAAGTTTATTGATCCTAAGCGGTGTCTCTTCACACCGTCTCTGCGGTATCAAGAAAAATTTGGACTGAAtgttaaatgaatgttaaataTCTTGTTTACGTTGCTGTCTAGACTtaactttcatgtgtttttttccccctgtttaAATAGTCAAAAGAGACCTTGTTTACTTGATATCTGAGGAAATTCTAAGTAGTGCGTCTCAATTTGAATAATTAATCAGTGAAGTTAAACCTGCTTGTAAAACGGTTAACATTTACTTCTTTTTGTCATAACAGAGTTTTTATCTATAGAGGATGAGTGAGAAAGCTTTTGGCCAAGGAGATCAGGAGAgttgatatttcagttgttttattttgtcctaTCATGGTCTATTTTAAGTTTTGCTCTGTGTTAAAATTTGTTCCGTCTTGCCTTTGGTGTCAGCAAGCTGCTAAAATATGCATGGTTTGGACTTTTCACCTTTCCGATTTTTATTCCTTGTATAAATCAAAGGAAAATGGAGCCTTTTATGGTTGGAGCTCATCCATGTTTGATGTGCAGCCAGGAGGAAGACCTAGATAATAGAAGCTATCAAAGACATACAGCGctctcagtgtgtgtatatgtgagtagacatgcatgtgtgtatgtgtgtgtcctctttTAGATTCTGTTTCATTCCCAGGCATTAATGGACTTGAATGTATTATGGCATATACTTTCAGTTAAACgagttctcacacacacacacacacacacacacacacacacacacacacacacacacacacacacacgcacacacaataaGTGTATTTAATAACCATATAGTGTGCAAAATTTGACTGCAGGAAAAGGCAACAACATGAGACAGAATCAGCCACTGCGCAAATGAGGTCAGGCAGtaacaaatgtcttttttctttatttcaggCAGATGTTACGAAGCAAAAGACTGTTCTTAACCTTTACATCACTCATTTATTCCTAATTCATTCACAGAAATTTATTCATTCACAGCAATTCATTGATTCTCCTGCCAGGTAACAgtacaaaaagaagaaaacacctTTGGAGGAATATCACAAAGGCAAAAAGCACACAATGAACAAAGCGATTCATCATCAGCTGAGGATGATAGCCGATTGTCTTCTGGGATTGTCCTTATAAAAATTTCCCTCATATATCTATCTGTTCATTTTGTTGTCGCTCTTGGCGGCTCAATTTCGCTGTGGGACTCAATCAATAGTCATTTTAGAAACAGGACTTAATAATGACTTATACACACAGTAGTGAGCACTACTGGTGGAGATTTATGTTTGTATGCAAATGTGACATAGACATATTTCTTTAGCCATCGTTTCAGAAATCATACTAACATATCATTAACATATCTAAAAACATTCTCCTATTTATTTCCTTACAATACCTGCTTAAGGCaactaaaatgtcaaattagtGAGGGACTTGTATTTTATCATTAGGTCACTACAtcactaataaaataaacagggaaAAGATTACATCTGTCTATTTGGAGGTCTTGAGGAATAGTTCTGCTTATGTGAAAAAAGTTGTGTGTTATAAATTCATTACGTTTTCAGAGTGAGCTGAAAAGAAATGAGCTTGCAAGACATATGTGGTAAATATTTGTCAGTGCGATTTCTGCTGCTATCCCAAATGAATGGAGGTGAATGGAATATCATTTGTACTCCACAGCACATTAAAAATTATAGGATAATCCATAGACCCTGTTATTTTTAATAGGATGACTGTATTCCTTTcataaaaagcacatttaatAGCATTATTAATATAAAGCTATTCACTTCCATGTAATTGATGCAGATCTCAAAACCTGAGCACTTACCACTCAAAGTATCTGCAAGTCCAAATgagagatgtgttttt
Proteins encoded in this window:
- the LOC113124886 gene encoding heat shock protein 30-like, coding for MLCSHGFQSALSPFMGFSWPVRSLWPEVRPLFCQQDLLQRNLQELCSSLELMHKLQHKILEETEPFQSSGAVQPLSFQLDKEGQHFGLTLDTRGFSPEELSVRQVGRKLRVSGKTEKKQEDGKGSYSYRLQEFRQEFDLPEGLNPEAVTCCLAPDGKLHIQAAKAPCVEEAERELTIKRSLEEKPQQSVCPHTEDNSTDTGSTGQA